A part of Rhopalosiphum maidis isolate BTI-1 chromosome 3, ASM367621v3, whole genome shotgun sequence genomic DNA contains:
- the LOC113557176 gene encoding uncharacterized protein LOC113557176 — translation MYYPVGYSRSLMIFLLVTYVMQVDRCSADDDPPPTTDPTAEVTDATTAAEDATTAVTDGKPSTFTRCKTDLYKSMTDMGQGVGMILKAIGHGAMAVMSILLGSYDGVALSAAATGDTLAAGLNSVNNVANRVVLVRDIASGVSTIATGLAATYRKNAEHNIENRQQLFNTIDSRLDNYHPESELFLMESAASQGQTTDTTAAATDTAAATDTAAVTDTAAATDTAPATDTVIS, via the exons ATGTATTATCCTGTTGGTTATAGTCGATCTCTAATGATCTTCTTATTGGTGACGTACGTCATGcaa GTCGATCGTTGTTCAGCGGACGACGATCCGCCACCAACCACCGATCCGACCGCCGAAGTCACCGATGCGACCACTGCGGCCGAGGACGCAACCACCGCGGTCACCGACGGCAAGCCGTCGACGTTCACCAGGTGCAAAACGGATCTGTACAAGTCCATGACGGATATGGGCCAGGGCGTCGGCATGATTCTGAAGGCGATCGGCCACGGCGCAATGGCCGTGATGAGCATCTTGCTCGGTTCGTACGACGGCGTCGCCTTATCTGCCGCGGCCACTGGCGACACGTTGGCGGCCGGCCTAAACTCGGTGAACAACGTGGCCAATCGCGTGGTGCTGGTGCGCGACATCGCTTCCGGCGTGTCCACGATCGCCACCGGCCTGGCCGCCACGTACCGCAAAAACGCGGAACACAACATCGAGAACCGCCAGCAGCTGTTCAACACGATCGACTCGCGCCTGGACAACTACCATCCGGAGTCCGAGCTGTTCCTGATGGAGTCAGCCGCCAGCCAGGGCCAAACAACGGACACGACCGCCGCCGCTACCGACACAGCCGCCGCTACCGACACAGCCGCCGTTACCGACACAGCCGCCGCTACCGACACAGCCCCCGCTACCGACACTGTCATTTCGTAG